One segment of Gammaproteobacteria bacterium DNA contains the following:
- a CDS encoding DMT family transporter, translating to MTKPAAVLPVFSLLLAATLWGVIWYPLRLLETAGLGGLWTTLVIYAAALLPGFVPLARRCGELRLQPGALLVLALAAGWCNVAFILAVLEGTVMRVLLLFYLSPIWAVLLAWLLLGERFTRRVVGVFGLALAGALIMLWDPAIGTPWPSGPGDWLAVSSGLAFALSNVMVRRVQRVSVPVKTVVSWLGVLAIAAVWLALTGGFALPHVGTGVWLGALALGAIGIVVMTLSVQYGVTHMPVHRSAVILLFELVAGAVSSSLLTEEVIHTREWLGGGLIILAAYWAARLQARD from the coding sequence TTGACGAAACCCGCCGCCGTCTTACCGGTCTTCAGCCTGCTGCTCGCCGCGACCCTGTGGGGCGTGATCTGGTATCCGCTGCGCCTGCTGGAGACGGCCGGCCTGGGGGGGCTGTGGACGACGCTGGTGATCTACGCGGCGGCCCTGCTGCCCGGGTTCGTGCCGCTGGCGCGGCGCTGCGGTGAGCTGCGTCTGCAACCGGGTGCACTGCTGGTGCTGGCGCTGGCCGCGGGCTGGTGCAACGTGGCCTTCATCCTGGCAGTGCTGGAAGGCACCGTGATGCGCGTGCTGCTGCTGTTCTATCTCTCGCCCATCTGGGCCGTGCTGCTGGCCTGGCTGCTCCTGGGGGAGCGCTTCACCCGCCGGGTGGTCGGGGTCTTCGGCCTGGCGTTGGCCGGCGCGCTGATCATGCTGTGGGACCCGGCCATCGGCACGCCCTGGCCGAGCGGGCCCGGTGACTGGCTGGCGGTCTCGTCGGGCCTCGCCTTCGCCCTCAGCAACGTCATGGTGCGGCGGGTGCAGCGGGTATCGGTGCCGGTAAAGACGGTGGTGAGCTGGCTGGGGGTGCTGGCGATCGCCGCAGTCTGGCTGGCGCTGACCGGCGGGTTCGCACTCCCACACGTCGGCACCGGCGTCTGGCTGGGGGCGCTGGCGCTGGGTGCGATCGGCATCGTCGTCATGACGCTCTCTGTCCAGTACGGTGTGACCCACATGCCGGTGCACCGCTCGGCGGTGATCCTGCTATTCGAGCTGGTGGCGGGCGCCGTGTCGTCCAGTCTGCTGACCGAGGAGGTGATCCACACGCGGGAATGGCTCGGCGGCGGCCTGATCATCCTCGCGGCCTATTGGGCGGCGCGCCTGCAGGCGCGCGACTGA
- the dapC gene encoding succinyldiaminopimelate transaminase → MNPDLQRLLPYPFERLARLKAGVTPPAALTHINLSIGEPTHPPPHFVAEQLISHLHGLANYPLTRGSDALRAAMAAWLTRRFALPAGSIDPARHLLPVNGTREALFAIAQTVIDRSRAPRVVLPNPFYQIYEGAALLAGAEPWFHNTTAATGYRPDFGTVPAAIWERCQLVYICTPGNPSGAVLDTATLQQLIELADRHDFVIASDECYAELYPDEAAAPTGLLAAAATLGRTDYRRCVVFHSLSKRSNLPGLRSGFVAGDADLMAVFLRYRTYHGCAMPPATQAASLAAWQDEAHVRDNRERYRQKFAAVLRTLEGLGDGVLDVSMPDAGFYLWARTPIDDTEFARGLFAQHNVTVLPGSYLSRDAHGINPGRDHVRMALVAPLEDCAEAAQRIRAYVESL, encoded by the coding sequence ATGAATCCCGATCTGCAGCGCCTGCTCCCCTACCCGTTCGAGCGCCTGGCCAGACTCAAGGCCGGAGTCACACCCCCGGCCGCGCTGACGCACATCAACCTGTCGATCGGCGAACCCACGCACCCGCCGCCACACTTCGTGGCCGAGCAGTTGATCAGCCACCTGCACGGTCTGGCGAACTATCCGCTGACGCGCGGCAGTGACGCGCTACGCGCGGCCATGGCCGCATGGCTCACGCGGCGTTTCGCCCTGCCCGCCGGCAGCATCGACCCCGCGCGCCATCTGCTGCCGGTCAACGGCACGCGCGAGGCGCTGTTCGCCATCGCCCAGACCGTGATCGACCGCAGCCGTGCGCCGCGGGTGGTGCTGCCCAACCCCTTTTATCAGATCTACGAAGGCGCCGCCCTGCTCGCCGGCGCCGAGCCCTGGTTCCACAACACCACCGCCGCGACCGGTTACCGGCCGGACTTCGGTACCGTGCCGGCCGCGATCTGGGAGCGCTGTCAGCTCGTCTACATCTGCACGCCCGGCAACCCCAGCGGCGCGGTGCTGGACACCGCCACCTTGCAGCAGTTGATCGAGCTCGCCGACCGCCACGACTTCGTGATCGCCTCGGACGAGTGCTATGCGGAGCTCTATCCGGACGAGGCCGCCGCGCCGACCGGACTGCTGGCCGCGGCCGCGACCCTGGGCCGCACCGACTACCGCCGCTGCGTGGTATTCCACAGTCTGTCGAAGCGCTCCAATCTGCCGGGGCTGCGCTCCGGCTTCGTCGCCGGCGATGCGGACCTCATGGCGGTCTTCCTGCGCTATCGCACCTACCACGGTTGTGCCATGCCGCCGGCCACCCAGGCCGCCAGCCTCGCCGCCTGGCAGGACGAGGCGCACGTACGCGACAACCGCGAACGCTACCGGCAGAAGTTCGCCGCCGTGCTGCGGACCCTGGAGGGTCTCGGGGACGGTGTGCTGGACGTGAGCATGCCCGACGCCGGCTTCTACCTGTGGGCGCGCACACCCATCGACGACACCGAGTTCGCACGTGGCCTGTTCGCGCAACACAACGTCACCGTCCTGCCCGGCAGCTACCTGTCACGCGATGCCCACGGCATCAACCCCGGCCGCGACCACGTGCGCATGGCCCTGGTCGCCCCACTGGAGGACTGCGCCGAGGCCGCGCAGCGCATCCGGGCGTATGTCGAGAGCTTATAG
- the dapD gene encoding 2,3,4,5-tetrahydropyridine-2,6-dicarboxylate N-succinyltransferase produces the protein MNDIQAIIEEAFERRADITPRSVEPHVKEAVSEAIERLDAGQVRVAEKIDGTWVVHHWLKKAVLLSFRIEDNDFMKGGFTNYYDKVPSKYADYNSRQFRESGVRVVPPAAARKGAYIAPGAVLMPSYINIGAYVDAGTMVDTWATVGSCAQIGKNVHLSGGVGIGGVLEPVQAAPTIIEDNCFIGARSEVVEGVIVEAGAVISMGVYIGQSTRIYDRESGEVLYGRVPAGSVVVSGNLPSKDGTYSLYCAVIVKKVDEKTRGKVGINELLRGI, from the coding sequence ATGAACGACATCCAGGCCATCATCGAAGAGGCGTTCGAGCGTCGTGCCGATATCACGCCGCGCAGCGTCGAGCCGCACGTCAAGGAGGCGGTGTCGGAGGCGATCGAGCGGCTCGATGCCGGTCAGGTGCGTGTCGCCGAGAAGATCGACGGTACGTGGGTGGTGCACCACTGGCTGAAGAAGGCCGTGCTGCTGTCGTTCCGTATCGAGGACAACGACTTCATGAAGGGCGGCTTCACCAACTACTACGACAAGGTGCCGTCCAAGTACGCCGACTACAACTCACGTCAGTTCCGTGAATCCGGGGTGCGCGTGGTGCCACCGGCGGCGGCCCGCAAGGGCGCCTACATCGCGCCGGGCGCCGTGCTCATGCCCTCCTACATCAACATTGGTGCCTACGTCGACGCTGGCACCATGGTCGACACCTGGGCGACGGTCGGCTCCTGTGCACAGATCGGCAAGAACGTACACCTGTCCGGCGGTGTCGGCATCGGCGGTGTGCTGGAGCCGGTACAGGCCGCACCCACCATCATCGAGGACAACTGCTTCATCGGCGCGCGCTCCGAGGTCGTCGAGGGCGTGATCGTCGAGGCGGGCGCGGTGATCTCCATGGGTGTATACATCGGTCAGAGCACCAGGATCTACGACCGCGAGAGCGGCGAAGTGCTCTACGGCCGGGTCCCCGCCGGCTCGGTGGTGGTGTCCGGCAACCTGCCCTCCAAGGACGGCACGTACAGCCTGTATTGCGCGGTGATCGTGAAGAAGGTCGACGAGAAGACCCGTGGCAAGGTCGGCATCAACGAGCTGCTGCGCGGGATCTGA